A DNA window from Buttiauxella agrestis contains the following coding sequences:
- the yihI gene encoding Der GTPase-activating protein YihI, whose protein sequence is MKQQNSAAPGSKPSKARRKTREELDREARDRKRDKKHSGHAAGSRASGGTQAKSGTGSSQAKDPRIGSKKPVALGVTEVQVKKPKQHKPKVEKPMLTPQAELDLLENDERLDALLERLEEGETLNAEEQAWVNAKLDRIDALMEELGISYEDDEDEEEKGDDLMRLLKGTD, encoded by the coding sequence ATGAAGCAACAAAACTCAGCAGCACCTGGTTCCAAACCTTCAAAAGCACGTCGTAAAACGCGTGAAGAGTTAGATCGTGAAGCGCGTGACCGTAAACGCGATAAAAAGCACAGTGGACACGCTGCGGGGAGTCGCGCAAGTGGTGGCACTCAGGCTAAAAGTGGAACAGGTAGCTCTCAGGCTAAAGATCCGCGTATCGGCAGTAAAAAACCCGTTGCTCTGGGCGTAACTGAAGTCCAGGTCAAGAAACCAAAACAGCACAAACCTAAAGTTGAGAAACCTATGCTTACACCACAGGCTGAACTGGATTTGCTGGAAAATGATGAGCGCCTGGATGCGCTGTTAGAGCGTCTTGAAGAAGGTGAAACTCTCAATGCAGAAGAGCAGGCTTGGGTTAACGCTAAGCTTGATCGTATTGATGCACTGATGGAAGAACTCGGCATCTCTTATGAAGATGACGAAGATGAAGAAGAGAAAGGCGATGACTTGATGCGCCTGCTTAAAGGCACTGACTAA
- the yihA gene encoding ribosome biogenesis GTP-binding protein YihA/YsxC: MKNWNYQLTHFVLSAPDIRHLPSDTGIEVAFAGRSNAGKSSALNTLTNQKALARTSKTPGRTQLINLFEVAEGLRVVDLPGYGYAEVPEEVKLKWQRALGEYLQKRNSLKGLVVLMDIRHPLKDLDQQMIHWAVASGIPVMLLLTKADKLASGARKAQLNMVREAVVEFNGDIQVEAFSSLKKIGVDVLRHKLDGWYNDIPPAIEEDSVEEDDETTGE; encoded by the coding sequence TTGAAAAACTGGAACTACCAACTGACCCACTTCGTGCTTAGCGCACCGGATATTCGCCATTTACCTTCTGATACCGGTATTGAGGTTGCTTTCGCAGGCCGCTCAAACGCAGGGAAATCCAGCGCGTTAAATACGCTGACAAATCAGAAAGCACTGGCTCGTACCAGTAAAACACCTGGCCGTACGCAGCTCATCAACCTGTTTGAAGTGGCTGAAGGCTTACGTGTGGTGGATTTACCGGGCTATGGCTACGCCGAAGTACCGGAAGAAGTAAAACTGAAATGGCAGCGCGCGCTTGGCGAGTATCTGCAAAAGCGTAATAGCCTGAAAGGTTTAGTGGTGCTGATGGATATTCGTCATCCGCTGAAAGATCTCGATCAGCAAATGATTCACTGGGCTGTTGCCAGCGGTATTCCCGTGATGCTGCTGCTAACTAAAGCCGACAAACTGGCCTCTGGTGCGCGTAAAGCACAACTGAATATGGTGCGCGAAGCGGTTGTAGAGTTTAACGGTGATATTCAGGTTGAGGCGTTTTCCTCACTGAAAAAAATCGGCGTGGATGTGTTACGTCATAAGCTTGATGGTTGGTACAACGATATCCCACCAGCGATCGAAGAAGACAGCGTAGAAGAAGACGACGAAACTACTGGGGAATAA
- a CDS encoding spot 42 RNA, inhibition of DNA synthesis produces MFYLSDLLLHVIGFG; encoded by the coding sequence ATGTTCTATCTTTCAGACCTTTTACTTCACGTAATCGGATTTGGCTGA
- the polA gene encoding DNA polymerase I encodes MVQIAQNPLILVDGSSYLYRAYHAFPPLTNSKGEPTGAMYGVLNMLRSLLLQYQPTHAAVVFDAKGKTFRDELFEHYKSHRPPMPDDLRAQIEPLHAMVKAMGLPLLAVSGVEADDVIGTLALEAERVGRPVLISTGDKDMAQLVTPGVTLINTMTNTILGPDEVRTKYGVPPELIIDFLALMGDSSDNIPGVPGVGEKTAQALLQGLGGLDTLYANPEKIAELTFRGAKTMAAKLEQSKDLAYLSYKLATIKTDVELELGCEQLEVQQPADEELLELFKQYEFKRWITDVEAGKWLQAKGAKTATQPKKTLEIEAEAEPEEPAIALSHENYVTILEESVLEEWITRLKKAPVIAFDTETDSLDNVSANLVGLSFATEPGVACYIPVAHDYLDAPVQITRERALEMLKPLLEDESILKVGQNLKFDRGIMQNYDIELRGIAFDTMLESYILDSVAGRHDMDSLSARWLKHTTITFEEIAGKGKKQLTFNQIDLEQAGRYAAEDADVTLQLHLKMWPQLEKREGPLSIFKNIEMPLVPVLSRIERNGVKIDPAVLHTHSEQLTKRLAELEITAHEIAGEPFNLSSPKQLQTILFEKQGIKPLKKTPGGAPSTSEEVLEELALDYPLPKVILEHRGLAKLKSTYTDKLPLMINPKTGRVHTSYHQAVAATGRLSSTEPNLQNIPVRNEEGRRIRQAFIAPKDYLIVSADYSQIELRIMAHLSRDKGLLTAFAEGKDIHRATAAEVFGIPLDNVSGEQRRSAKAINFGLIYGMSAFGLSRQLNIPRKESQKYMDLYFERYPGVLEYMERTRKQAKEQGYVETLDGRRLYLPDINSSNAARRAGAERAAINAPMQGTAADIIKRAMIAVDAWLESEKPRVKMIMQVHDELVFEVHQDDLEAVSKKIHELMEGSMKLDVPLLVEVGSGVNWDEAH; translated from the coding sequence ATGGTTCAGATCGCGCAAAACCCACTTATCCTCGTTGATGGCTCATCCTACCTTTATCGTGCTTATCACGCCTTTCCACCGCTGACCAACAGCAAAGGTGAACCAACAGGGGCAATGTACGGTGTGCTGAACATGCTGCGCAGTCTGTTGTTGCAGTATCAACCCACTCACGCCGCTGTGGTTTTTGATGCTAAAGGTAAAACCTTCCGTGACGAATTGTTCGAGCATTACAAATCTCATCGCCCGCCAATGCCCGACGATCTGCGCGCGCAAATAGAACCTCTCCACGCGATGGTTAAAGCCATGGGCTTGCCTCTCCTGGCGGTTTCAGGCGTGGAAGCTGACGATGTGATTGGCACACTAGCGCTTGAGGCCGAGCGAGTTGGTCGCCCGGTGTTGATTAGCACCGGTGATAAAGATATGGCGCAGTTGGTTACACCGGGCGTTACGCTGATCAATACCATGACCAATACTATTCTTGGCCCGGATGAAGTCCGCACTAAATATGGCGTGCCGCCAGAACTCATCATCGACTTCCTGGCGTTAATGGGTGACTCGTCAGATAACATACCTGGTGTGCCGGGCGTTGGCGAGAAAACAGCACAGGCGCTGCTACAAGGCTTAGGTGGACTGGATACGCTGTATGCCAACCCAGAGAAAATCGCCGAATTAACCTTCCGTGGTGCAAAAACCATGGCGGCGAAGCTTGAGCAAAGCAAAGATCTTGCTTACCTCTCCTATAAACTGGCAACCATTAAAACGGACGTTGAGCTTGAACTCGGTTGCGAGCAATTAGAAGTGCAGCAGCCTGCAGACGAAGAGCTTCTTGAGCTGTTCAAACAATATGAATTCAAACGCTGGATTACCGACGTAGAAGCTGGCAAGTGGTTACAGGCCAAGGGCGCGAAGACGGCTACTCAGCCTAAAAAAACCCTTGAGATTGAAGCCGAAGCTGAACCAGAAGAGCCAGCAATTGCCCTTTCTCATGAAAACTACGTCACCATTCTTGAAGAAAGCGTGCTTGAAGAATGGATTACTCGTCTGAAGAAAGCGCCTGTTATCGCCTTTGACACGGAAACGGACAGTCTGGATAACGTCAGTGCGAATCTGGTCGGGCTTTCATTTGCCACGGAGCCGGGCGTTGCGTGCTACATCCCCGTTGCGCATGACTATTTAGATGCCCCAGTGCAAATTACTCGCGAACGCGCACTCGAAATGTTGAAGCCGCTACTTGAAGATGAAAGCATTCTTAAGGTTGGGCAAAACCTCAAGTTTGACCGTGGCATCATGCAAAACTACGATATCGAACTTCGCGGAATTGCGTTCGATACCATGCTTGAGTCCTATATTCTTGATAGCGTCGCAGGCCGCCATGATATGGACAGCCTTTCCGCACGCTGGTTGAAGCACACAACCATCACTTTTGAAGAGATTGCTGGTAAAGGTAAAAAGCAGCTGACCTTCAACCAGATAGATCTCGAGCAGGCCGGGCGTTACGCCGCAGAAGATGCAGACGTGACTTTGCAGTTGCACCTGAAAATGTGGCCTCAGCTTGAAAAGCGTGAAGGGCCATTAAGTATCTTCAAAAATATTGAGATGCCGCTGGTGCCTGTGCTTTCACGCATTGAACGCAATGGCGTGAAGATCGATCCGGCTGTGCTGCATACGCATTCTGAGCAACTGACAAAACGCCTCGCTGAGCTGGAAATCACCGCTCACGAAATCGCGGGTGAGCCGTTTAACCTCTCTTCTCCAAAGCAGTTGCAAACCATTCTGTTTGAAAAGCAGGGTATTAAGCCGCTGAAAAAAACCCCTGGCGGCGCACCGTCAACATCTGAAGAAGTGCTGGAAGAGCTGGCTCTGGACTATCCATTGCCTAAAGTTATTCTTGAGCATCGTGGGCTGGCAAAACTGAAATCGACCTATACCGATAAGCTGCCGCTGATGATTAACCCGAAAACGGGGCGCGTACACACTTCTTATCATCAGGCTGTTGCGGCAACCGGGCGCTTATCTTCAACCGAACCAAACCTGCAAAATATTCCAGTGCGTAATGAAGAAGGACGTCGTATTCGTCAGGCCTTTATTGCGCCGAAGGATTACCTGATTGTCTCTGCCGACTACTCGCAAATTGAACTGCGCATCATGGCGCATTTATCCCGCGATAAAGGGCTGCTGACGGCGTTTGCTGAGGGCAAAGATATCCACCGCGCGACGGCTGCGGAAGTATTCGGTATTCCGCTGGATAATGTTTCTGGCGAGCAACGCCGCAGCGCGAAAGCGATCAACTTCGGTTTGATTTACGGCATGAGTGCGTTTGGTTTGTCACGCCAGCTCAATATTCCGCGAAAAGAGTCGCAGAAATACATGGATCTCTACTTCGAGCGCTACCCGGGTGTTCTGGAATATATGGAGCGTACTCGCAAGCAGGCAAAAGAGCAGGGTTATGTCGAAACGCTGGATGGCCGCCGTCTCTATTTACCTGATATCAATTCCAGTAATGCGGCCCGTCGCGCTGGTGCTGAACGTGCGGCTATCAACGCCCCAATGCAGGGAACGGCAGCCGATATCATCAAGCGTGCCATGATTGCTGTCGATGCCTGGCTTGAATCAGAAAAACCGCGTGTGAAAATGATCATGCAGGTACACGATGAACTGGTGTTTGAAGTGCATCAAGATGATCTGGAAGCCGTATCGAAGAAAATTCACGAGCTGATGGAAGGCAGCATGAAACTTGATGTGCCGTTGCTGGTGGAAGTTGGAAGCGGTGTAAACTGGGATGAAGCTCACTAA
- a CDS encoding acyltransferase, producing MSRLFAAITLILSVVLTILVTIACSVPIIIAGIIKLLLPIPIIWRSISAFADFMMYCWCEGLAFLLKLNPHLKWDIEGLDELSKKNWYLLICNHRSWADIVILCVLFRKHIPMNKYFLKQQLAWVPFMGLACWALDMPFMKRYSRGYLLRHPERRGKDVETTRRSCEKFRSHPTTIVNFVEGSRFTREKRLQTRSAFQNLLPPKAAGIAMALNVLGKQFDKLLNVTLCYPENAQSPFYDMLSGKMTRIVVRVSLVPIAEDLHGDYINDKGFKRRFQQWLNALWHKKDALLTSIKR from the coding sequence ATGTCGAGATTGTTCGCTGCGATAACGTTAATTCTGAGTGTCGTTCTCACCATTCTGGTGACTATTGCATGTTCGGTTCCCATTATTATCGCTGGAATCATCAAACTCCTGTTACCTATTCCAATCATCTGGCGTTCAATCTCGGCCTTTGCTGATTTCATGATGTATTGCTGGTGTGAGGGGTTAGCTTTCTTACTTAAGCTTAACCCACACCTAAAATGGGATATTGAGGGTCTGGACGAACTCAGCAAGAAGAACTGGTACCTGCTGATTTGTAATCACAGAAGCTGGGCCGATATCGTCATTTTATGCGTACTGTTTCGCAAACATATCCCGATGAATAAGTACTTTTTAAAACAACAGCTCGCCTGGGTACCCTTTATGGGCCTGGCTTGCTGGGCGTTGGATATGCCTTTTATGAAGCGGTATTCACGGGGATACTTACTCCGCCACCCGGAGCGGCGCGGTAAAGATGTCGAGACCACCCGCCGTTCATGCGAGAAATTTCGCTCTCATCCAACGACAATTGTGAATTTTGTCGAGGGTTCAAGATTTACTAGAGAAAAGCGATTACAGACTCGTTCAGCTTTCCAGAATCTTCTTCCACCGAAAGCTGCGGGTATCGCAATGGCTCTTAATGTATTGGGAAAACAGTTTGATAAACTCTTAAACGTCACGCTCTGTTACCCGGAGAATGCACAAAGCCCGTTCTATGACATGTTAAGTGGAAAGATGACTCGGATCGTGGTGAGAGTGTCGCTGGTGCCGATTGCAGAGGATCTGCATGGAGATTACATAAATGATAAGGGTTTTAAACGGCGTTTTCAGCAATGGCTGAATGCGTTATGGCATAAGAAAGACGCGCTGCTGACGAGCATTAAACGATAA
- the dsbA gene encoding thiol:disulfide interchange protein DsbA produces the protein MKKVWLALAGMILAFSVSAAQYKDGKEFVTLEKPVAGEPQVLEFFSFYCPHCYQFEEVLHVSDTVKKKLPEGTKMTKYHVEFLGPLGKDLTQAWAVAMALGVEDKITAPMFEAVQKTQTVQNVADIRQVFIDAGVKAEEYDAAWNSFVVKSLVAQQEKAAADLQLQGVPAIFVNGKYQLNPQGMDTSNMDAFVQQYADVAKFLVEKK, from the coding sequence ATGAAAAAGGTTTGGCTGGCGCTGGCGGGGATGATCCTGGCATTCAGCGTTTCTGCAGCGCAGTATAAAGATGGCAAAGAGTTCGTTACTTTGGAAAAACCGGTCGCTGGCGAGCCGCAGGTTCTGGAGTTCTTCTCTTTCTATTGCCCGCATTGCTATCAGTTTGAAGAAGTTCTTCATGTTTCTGATACCGTGAAGAAAAAACTGCCGGAAGGCACCAAAATGACTAAATACCATGTCGAGTTCCTTGGCCCATTGGGCAAAGATCTGACTCAGGCGTGGGCGGTAGCAATGGCGCTGGGTGTGGAAGATAAAATCACTGCTCCTATGTTTGAAGCTGTGCAAAAAACACAGACTGTTCAAAACGTGGCAGATATCCGCCAGGTATTCATTGATGCAGGCGTTAAAGCTGAAGAGTATGACGCAGCATGGAATAGCTTTGTGGTGAAATCATTGGTTGCCCAACAAGAGAAAGCCGCGGCAGATCTGCAATTGCAGGGTGTTCCAGCTATTTTCGTGAACGGTAAATATCAATTGAATCCGCAAGGAATGGACACCAGCAACATGGACGCATTCGTCCAGCAATATGCTGATGTGGCCAAGTTCCTGGTCGAGAAAAAATAA
- a CDS encoding serine/threonine protein kinase, with translation MTDSAFNFQTLHPDTIMDALFDQGIRVDSGLTALNSFENRVYQFQDEDRKRYVVKFYRPHRWSPEQIQEEHQFALELLADEVPVAAPLKFNGNTLLRHQGFIYAVFPSLGGRQYETDSLDQMEWVGRYLGRIHQTGRRKQFSARPDMGLSEYLFEPRELFERTHLIPSALKQRFLKATDALIEEVKLHWHADFESLRLHGDCHPGNILWRDGPLFVDLDDARNGPAIQDIWMLLNGDKPEQRMQLEMIVEAYEEFAPFNSDEIALIEPLRAMRMVYYLAWIIRRWDDPAFPRNFPWITDEDYWRRQIATFTEQVRVLREPPLTLTPMY, from the coding sequence ATGACAGACAGCGCTTTCAATTTTCAGACACTACATCCGGATACCATCATGGATGCCCTTTTTGACCAGGGTATACGGGTGGATTCCGGCTTGACTGCATTAAATAGTTTTGAGAACCGCGTCTATCAGTTTCAGGACGAGGATCGAAAACGTTATGTGGTGAAATTTTATCGTCCTCATCGCTGGTCTCCTGAACAAATACAAGAAGAACATCAGTTTGCCCTTGAGTTGCTGGCTGATGAGGTTCCTGTCGCCGCACCATTGAAGTTTAACGGCAATACATTGCTGCGCCATCAAGGCTTTATATACGCTGTGTTTCCAAGTTTAGGCGGAAGACAGTACGAAACAGATAGCCTGGATCAAATGGAATGGGTGGGACGCTATCTTGGCCGCATCCATCAAACGGGGCGCCGCAAGCAATTTTCTGCTCGTCCTGATATGGGCTTGAGTGAATATTTATTTGAGCCGCGTGAACTGTTTGAGCGCACGCATCTCATTCCATCTGCTCTGAAACAGCGCTTCTTAAAAGCAACTGATGCACTTATAGAAGAAGTGAAACTTCACTGGCATGCTGATTTTGAGTCACTGCGACTGCATGGAGACTGCCACCCGGGGAATATTCTCTGGCGCGATGGCCCTCTGTTCGTCGATCTCGATGATGCTCGTAATGGCCCCGCAATTCAGGATATCTGGATGCTGCTCAATGGCGATAAACCCGAGCAGAGAATGCAGTTGGAAATGATTGTTGAGGCATATGAAGAGTTTGCCCCATTTAATTCAGACGAAATTGCGCTCATAGAACCTTTACGAGCCATGCGTATGGTCTATTATCTCGCGTGGATAATTCGACGCTGGGATGATCCCGCATTCCCCAGAAATTTTCCGTGGATTACCGACGAAGATTACTGGCGGAGACAAATTGCGACTTTTACAGAGCAGGTCCGGGTTCTGCGTGAACCACCATTAACATTAACGCCAATGTATTAA
- a CDS encoding YihD family protein → MKCKRLNELLELLQPAWQKEPDLNLIQFLQKLSKESGYTGELTDLTDDVLIYHLKMRDSAKDAVIPGIQKDYEEDFKTALLRARGVIKE, encoded by the coding sequence ATGAAATGCAAACGTCTTAACGAACTGCTCGAGCTACTTCAGCCCGCATGGCAGAAAGAGCCTGATCTCAATTTGATTCAATTTTTACAGAAACTTAGTAAAGAGTCAGGTTATACCGGTGAATTAACCGATCTGACCGATGACGTGCTTATTTATCATCTGAAAATGCGTGACTCTGCAAAAGATGCTGTTATTCCAGGCATTCAGAAAGACTACGAAGAAGATTTTAAGACCGCATTATTGCGTGCTCGTGGCGTAATTAAAGAGTAA
- the mobA gene encoding molybdenum cofactor guanylyltransferase MobA yields MRCLTEVTGVVLAGGRSTRMGGQDKGLIELNGLPLFEHVIRKLAPQVNDVVISANRNRAKYQSVGLTVLSDTLPDYPGPLAGMLSLIKQLHSEWFLFCPCDTPNIPEDLASRLWEQKGDASAVWVNDGERDHPTIALLHKKLTAPLEIYLASGERRVMVFLREVGGHAVLFPNQKQNFVNINSPEDLAQWENI; encoded by the coding sequence GTGAGATGTTTAACGGAAGTTACTGGTGTGGTTTTGGCTGGTGGGCGATCAACTCGAATGGGCGGCCAGGATAAAGGGCTCATCGAATTAAATGGACTACCGCTGTTTGAACATGTCATCAGAAAGCTGGCACCACAGGTCAACGACGTGGTGATTAGCGCCAACAGAAATAGAGCAAAATATCAGTCTGTTGGGTTAACCGTTCTCAGCGATACATTGCCCGATTACCCCGGGCCGCTTGCTGGAATGTTGTCACTAATTAAGCAGTTACACAGTGAGTGGTTTTTGTTTTGCCCATGCGATACACCCAATATACCCGAAGATTTAGCATCCAGGCTTTGGGAGCAAAAAGGGGATGCTTCTGCCGTTTGGGTAAACGATGGTGAGCGAGATCATCCCACTATTGCCCTCCTGCACAAGAAACTCACTGCTCCGCTGGAAATCTATCTGGCGTCAGGTGAACGGCGAGTCATGGTTTTTCTGCGAGAGGTGGGCGGACACGCCGTATTATTTCCGAATCAGAAGCAAAATTTCGTCAACATTAATTCACCAGAAGATCTCGCTCAGTGGGAAAACATATAA